Part of the Tachypleus tridentatus isolate NWPU-2018 unplaced genomic scaffold, ASM421037v1 Hic_cluster_2, whole genome shotgun sequence genome is shown below.
gaatttagaataccaaagtgggaatcttatagatttttgtctatatactgtgatggttcacctggtgtatcatcattactaagaacaacttaatatactgtgatggctCACCTGTGaccattattttactttcattggCTGTAAAACAATTATATCTCTTGCTAGCTGTATCACAACACTGTCAACctactaattttgaaataacattttaaaaacgaaactttgtggaatggatggcaactgcctgttgtggagacacaagggtagaggacgatgtttcaaAAATCTTCCGCcttttcgtcttcaggtcagtgtgcgTGTGTATAGGTATTgtcagtcttttatagtgtcccGGTGGTTTGTGAAGAGCGTGTTATGACTGATTGGATTGTCACTGtttctccacaatccaccaggacactataaaagactgacaacatctacacacacacatactggcCTAAAGACAAAAATCGGAAGATGTTCAAAACGTCGTCCAAAACACTTGTTTTTCCACCACAGGCAGTTGCAGTCCATtcttcaaagtttcatcatgaatactttgcctaaacaaagaatgttttaaaaacttcacaactttagaaagtaaaaaaacatacaattagTAAAACCTTAAACAAATATTATCAGTATCTTTAAAGTTTGGATAGGGTTTCAGATTCAAACTGAAATAACTATTAAAACATCATGTGTTATTGTTTATGAACAACACTGATCACGTTTAACTTAAAGACAATTACTTATGAAAACTAAAAGGAAGAGCTGGAGTGAAACTAttagttaatgtttaataacgtgCACTAATATATACTAACAGTCACTTGTAAAAAATAAGGCATACTTGAACATGAACTTTGAGTCTATGAAATAGATTCAATAGAGGCTGTTGACAAAACTTTGAACTCCATACATTTCTTAAGGTTGTCCCTGCAGTTACCCATTGTTTGGAATCTATTCTTTCATGTTTAATAGGAACTCCACACtgaaaagtatatacatatatgtattaagtttccttattttgtaatttttcactaATTTATAGCTGAGTATTACTAAGAAaaaaattttatacattaaaaattgtCTTACCACCTCTTAATTttcttatacaattttaaaatggtttcattttaaaataacatgatcaaaacatatttttcagaTTAAAATTTAACTCTTCAAGTACAGGTGTGATCattttgaccaatcttgtaaccaccatgaTATAGCTTTAAATTTGCTGAGTGCAccttcatgaaataaaaaaaagaagtaaatattacATGCTTATTGTACACAAAAAGaaatcacatttttaataaagtatttttataaatgatcTGAGCTTACAACAGCATTACTAAGTCAGTCCaagtacaaaatgattttttcatgttagcaacaaaataatatttgacaccTGTGATGgagagaacacagatagccctttgtgcttgataacaaacaacatttctgAAATgactttatattataataaagagtaatacactattcatttcaaCAACCACAGCTAATACCTTACAAACCTCCTAGTCATTTAGATTTAACAAAAAAGCAATTAACCCAGTTCTGtgtaaaaaaattatcaaattacaaGCATGTACAATCAAATTATAGTACTACTGATGCAATATCTATAAACTTTGTCCACTCAGAACCCTTGGCTAGAGCTTTATAATAACCTGCAGGTTTAACCTATAAcacatttgaatttttaaaatgccTAAATTAAAGCACACTTCTTCAGCTCAGCAGGTTAACAGCcaaaaccaggaaaatatgtagTCCTAAAATAAGATccataaattaatatacagttgacCAAGTAAGAATATATCTTTTAgtatacatttctttaattaatatacagttgACGAAGTAAGAATATGTCTCttaatatacatttcttttaacGTTTCAGCCTAtatcaatttattaaaaatatttgaaaataacttaaaaatataaagttaaaacactAATCAGtcaatacttaaaggagatgacgaAATGttcataagaaacgttaatacttaaaggagatgacgaAATGttcataagaaacgttaatacttaaaggagatgaccaaatctACATAAGAAAGGTTAATACTTAAAGGATATAACCAAATGCACATTAGAaatgttaatacttaaaggaaatgaccaaatgcacataagaaacgttaatacttaaaggagatgaccaaatgttcataagaaacgttaatacttaaaggagatgaccaaatgtccataagaaacgttaatacttaaaggagatgaccaaatgtccataagaaacgttaatacttaaaggagatgaccaaatgttCATAAGAAATGTTAATACTTAGAGGaaatgaccaaatgcacataagatacgttaatacttaaaggagatgaccaaatgtacataataaacgttaatacttaaaggaaatGACCAAATGTACATAataaacgttaatacttaaaggagatgaccaaatgcacataagaaacgttaatacttaaaggagatgaccaaatgcacataggaaacgttaatacttaaaggagatgaccaaatgcacataagaaacgttaatacttaaaaatGCACATaggaaacgttaatacttaaaggaaatAACCAAATGCACacaagaaacgttaatacttaaaggagatgaccaaatgtacataataaacgttaatacttaatggagatgaccaaatgcacataggaaaggttaatacttaaaggagatgaccaaatgcacataagaaaggTTAATACTTGAAGGAAATAACCAAATGCACacaagaaacgttaatacttaaaggagatgaccaattGAAAAACTTTCAATCCAATGATAAAACTATTACCTCAATTCATTTTTAAGGATTATGTCTAATAACTTTTTATCAATATTTGGTTCACTTACTGTTGCAGTGAATGCTTTACAaatctcataatcagtttagaacttgtacattttaacagttatagaactgataaaaaaaatctctgtaacaatgaaagttaaaattattttttattccacTTTTATGAAACAAGCAAAGTTTATCAAGTAGagtaaaacagttatataataaatatgatgttataattataacaaaaaactttGCTCTAATTAGAATGATCagttgtaaagaaaaaagttatacAATTACCACATTAGGTCTGCTATCTTTTATAATCCTCTTGTTGGTTTCTAGATAGTTGATATTGTACTTCTGAAAGAACTTCACACATTCATCCTTTAAGTAGTCTAAAAGGGAAGAGTCTTCATCTTGTATTTGGTCCCACAGATGCAAGTTCTCCTTAATGGTAACTTCTTGGTACTCTTTAAATTGACAACAACAGTGTTCTAACTGTTCTTGGAATAGTGGTGGTAAACATTCCAAAGGAAATACGGCATGACTACCATACTGCTTTCCTAGATAAAAAACTAGCAACATGAGCACAAACACTGTTCGAGTTTGAtatacattgaaaaacaaacacagtatgtGTACCATGTTCTAAAAACAATATGAGCAAAGTAATCAACTATGATAGACATTCCAAACTACTATACTACTGGATTTATTATAAAACGTATCACTAGTTCTGAAAACAGAGCCAGTTACTAACAGTTATTTGTAAGATATCAGTGATAAAAACCATATTCACAGCTAAATGGTTGAGAGCAACAACAGTAGATGTCAGTAGTGGCTGTATACAAGATATAAATGGTAAAACCATGTTCATAGATACAGAGTTGAGAACAACAATAGACGTCAGTAATGGCTGTAAACAAGATATAAATGGTGAAAACCATGTTCATAGATACAGAGTTGAGAACAACAACAGATGTCAGTAATGgctgtatacaaaataaaaatggtaaaaaccaTGTTCATAGATACAGAGTTGAGAACAACAATAGACGTCAGTAACGgctgtatacaaaatataaatggtaaaaaccATGTTCATAGATACAGAGTTGAAAACAACAATAGATGTCAGTAACAgctgtatacaaaatataaatggtaaaaaccATGTTTATAGATACAGTGTTGAGAACAACAGTAGGTGTCAGTAATGgctgtatacaaaatataaatggtaaaaaccATGTTCATAGATGCAGTGTTGAGAACAACAGTATGTGTCAGTAATGGCTGTATGCaagatataaatgataaaaaccaTATTAGGACTACAGGGTTGAAAAACAAGAACAAGTTAAAACCTGAATTTCACATTTTTGAAAAATGGATTTTATGCACAATTAAAATCTAAAACACTAATATTCCACAACTGACAGAACACTAAATGCCTGAAAAGTAGATgtgctgctggccaaaatcttaaggccaatgaacataaagaaaaaacatgcattttgcattcttagactcaatcacttatttgaatagagcttcaaaagatgaaaataagaaaaaggaaaataaaaaaacaacttttttagcatttaatatggaaaatgtgaacactgaaattagcctaaatactagctggtcaaaaatgtaagaccataccaaaaagaagtcctaaacagggtaggaaatgcccaacaagaggcctcagtagtgagttgttgctgtcattgtgaataactgcaaacatttgctttggcatggtagatataagcatttgcagaaggctggctggaatgttattccaagtggtgaagatggtttcacaaaGATTATGCAGaatttggaattgacatccatttctatagacttcccttcccatccacccccaaacatttttaatggggttcagttcggacgaacaagctggatggtccaaaagaatcacgttatttgccatgaaaaagtcctttgtcttgcaggcattgtggattgcagcgttatccCGCTGAAAGATCCAGTGGtatccacacaagcgagagccttcagtcaataaggatgctctctccaaaatgccaatgtagccagctgctctttgatgcccctgtatggttatacattgtttcatttaagaagaaagcaccctagatcatgatggaacctcctaaACTGGGTCGTGTAataaatgtctccggtgggatatctttatcgtgccagtaacattggaagccatctggaccatccaggttaaatttcttctcatcagagaacaaaaccttcgtccacttttctacatcccatatttggtgcttctcagctgttttgtggtgtggaaggaagcatggcttttgaagatgtttatgattttaaagcctttctctcatagatgctttattattgttcttgagctgcattttgcatccgtgagggccttaatctggttcgacgattagctggtgtcttgccggacaacccttcgaatcctcctgttcaacgccagggaaattttcttgggtcaaccacttgaaattctcgttccgtatccctcagggtcttttaagaaatttgcatcagcagttttactacgcccaatcccACCCACTacagcacgttgagagagaccttgcttttgcgcTCAACAATTCTGCTACATAtaaattctgtcaactttttagcctttgccatgtttttacccaatgtaacacaggagatatcagtgggaaatgttgacaatgctaatgcttgaacacaaatgactaaatttcattgaATGTTTACTGGTTagcacttcgtttcagtatgg
Proteins encoded:
- the LOC143242591 gene encoding uncharacterized protein LOC143242591 isoform X1, with translation MFGATGFEPATLILRVERKQYGSHAVFPLECLPPLFQEQLEHCCCQFKEYQEVTIKENLHLWDQIQDEDSSLLDYLKDECVKFFQKYNINYLETNKRIIKDSRPNVCGVPIKHERIDSKQWVTAGTTLRNVWSSKFCQQPLLNLFHRLKVHVQLFTLNTRSARHIQKIDELTSRHHGSQYTMARHDQAC
- the LOC143242591 gene encoding uncharacterized protein LOC143242591 isoform X2; its protein translation is MFGATGFEPATLILRVERKQYGSHAVFPLECLPPLFQEQLEHCCCQFKEYQEVTIKENLHLWDQIQDEDSSLLDYLKDECVKFFQKYNINYLETNKRIIKDSRPNVCGVPIKHERIDSKQWVTAGTTLRNVWSSKFCQQPLLNLFHRLKVHVQNRILSTVLVTRTRLSLGVNQGWIQRGGMHPPH